The following proteins are co-located in the Hevea brasiliensis isolate MT/VB/25A 57/8 chromosome 11, ASM3005281v1, whole genome shotgun sequence genome:
- the LOC131170267 gene encoding maturase K yields the protein MSKILESDRSRKNDFLYPFIFREYIYTFAHDHSLNRSILLENVGYDNKSSFLIVKRLITRMYQQNHLIISANDSNQNPFFRYNKNLYYQMISEGFAVIVEIPFSLRLVSSLERSEIVKSHKLRSIHSIFPFLEDKFPHLNYVSDILIPYPIHIEKLVQTLRYWVKDPSSLHLLRLFLHEYWNLNSLIIPKKSIIIFIKRNPRFFLFLYNSHVYEYESIFFFLRNQSFHLRSIFLRVLLERIFFNGKIEHFAEVFANDFQATLWLFKDPFMHYVRYQGKSILA from the exons ATGTC AAAGATATTAGAATCAGATAGATCACGAAAAAACGACTTCCTATACCCATTTATCTTTCGGGAGTATATTTATACATTTGCTCATGATCATAGTTTAAATAGATCGATTTTGTTGGAAAATGTAGGCTATGACAATAAATCTAGTTTTTTAATTGTAAAACGTTTAATTACTCGAATGTATCAACAAAATCATTTGATTATTTCTGCTAATGATTCTAACCAAAATCCATTTTTTAGATACAACAAGAATTTGTATTATCAAATGATATCAGAAGGCTTTGCAGTTATTGTGGAAATTCCATTTTCCCTACGATTAGTATCTTCTTTAGAAAGGTCAGAGATagtaaaatctcataaattacgATCAATTCATTCAATATTTCCTTTTTTAGAGGACAAATTTCCACATTTAAATTATGTGTCAGATATATTAATACCTTACCCCATCCATATAGAAAAATTGGTTCAAACCCTTCGCTATTGGGTGAAAGATCCCTCTTCTTTGCATTTATTACGACTCTTTCTTCATGAGTATTGGAATTTGAACAGTCTTATTATTCCAAAGAaatctattattatttttataaaaaggaATCCAAGATTTTTCTTGTTCCTATATAATTCTCATGTATATGAATACGAATCCATCTTCTTTTTTCTCCGTAACCAATCCTTTCATTTACGATCAATATTTTTGCGAGTCCTTCTTGAACGAATTTTTTTCAATGGAAAAATAGAACATTTTGCGGAAGTCTTTGCTAATGATTTTCAGGCCACCCTATGGTTGTTCAAGGATCCTTTCATGCATTATGTTAGATATCAAGGAAAATCAATTTTGGCTTAA